One segment of Thermococcus profundus DNA contains the following:
- a CDS encoding proteasome-activating nucleotidase yields the protein MSSFDEVKGSDANYDDYITFLKRRIRQLELQVRTLEADKERLERELSRLRMEMSRLRQPPAFAGTLLEILDDDRAIVQNFNGPRFVVRIAPWIERDKLKPGSRVALDQRTMAVVELLPSEKDPSVLGFEVIEKPRVTYSDIGGLDRQLHELREAVELPLKHPDLFEKVGIEPPKGVLLYGPPGCGKTLMAKAVANHVNATFIRVVGSELVRKFIGEGARLVHELFELAKEKAPTIVFIDEIDAIGAKRMDETTGGEREVNRTLMQLLAEMDGFDPRGNVKIIAATNRPDILDPALLRPGRFDRLIEVPLPDFKGRLEILKVHTRKMNLRGVDLSVIADITEGASGADLKAIATEAGMFAIRDRRTYITQEDFLKAVDKVLGAEKRLAQAIAMHEVMYG from the coding sequence ATGAGCAGTTTTGATGAGGTTAAGGGTTCGGATGCCAATTACGATGATTACATCACGTTCCTCAAGAGGAGGATCAGGCAGTTAGAGCTCCAGGTCAGAACGCTTGAAGCGGACAAGGAGCGGCTTGAAAGGGAGCTTTCGCGCCTTAGAATGGAGATGTCCAGGCTGAGGCAGCCTCCGGCATTTGCGGGGACTCTCCTGGAGATACTCGACGACGACAGGGCGATAGTCCAGAACTTCAACGGGCCGCGCTTCGTGGTCAGGATAGCCCCATGGATAGAGCGCGACAAGCTCAAGCCCGGCTCGAGGGTTGCCCTCGACCAGAGGACGATGGCGGTGGTCGAGCTCCTCCCGAGCGAGAAGGATCCGAGTGTTCTCGGCTTCGAGGTCATCGAGAAGCCCAGGGTCACTTACAGCGACATTGGGGGTCTTGACAGACAGCTGCACGAGCTCAGGGAGGCCGTTGAGCTTCCGCTCAAGCACCCGGATCTCTTTGAAAAGGTCGGAATAGAGCCCCCTAAGGGAGTCCTCCTCTACGGTCCGCCCGGCTGTGGAAAGACCCTGATGGCAAAGGCCGTTGCAAACCACGTCAACGCCACCTTCATCAGGGTCGTCGGAAGCGAGCTTGTGAGGAAGTTCATAGGCGAGGGAGCTAGGCTTGTCCACGAACTCTTTGAGCTGGCCAAGGAAAAGGCACCAACCATCGTGTTCATCGATGAGATAGATGCCATCGGTGCAAAGAGAATGGACGAGACGACCGGCGGGGAGAGGGAAGTGAACAGGACCCTCATGCAGCTCCTCGCCGAGATGGACGGCTTCGACCCGCGCGGAAACGTTAAGATAATAGCGGCAACCAACAGACCCGACATACTCGATCCAGCCCTCCTCAGGCCCGGAAGGTTCGACAGGCTTATTGAGGTCCCTCTTCCGGACTTCAAGGGCAGGCTTGAGATACTGAAGGTTCACACGAGGAAGATGAACCTCAGGGGAGTCGACCTCTCGGTGATAGCTGACATAACCGAGGGGGCCAGCGGCGCGGATCTTAAGGCCATCGCTACCGAGGCCGGAATGTTCGCAATCAGGGACAGGAGAACTTACATCACCCAGGAAGACTTCCTCAAAGCAGTGGATAAAGTCCTTGGGGCCGAGAAGAGGCTCGCCCAGGCGATAGCAATGCACGAGGTTATGTACGGCTGA
- a CDS encoding rhomboid family intramembrane serine protease, whose product MGTGELVKAVKHAWMTYTIALINFAVFGYELYLSGSLTVKDPALLRLGLLNFCVTECHEYWRLVSAIFVHLSWIHLAMNTFFLIYLGSQLEVFVGRLRYLVLYLTAGIFGNVLSVALMDPFVLSGGASGALFGVAGALIMIEGVLKRNIQNALANAVFLFLINSWMPHVNAIAHLGGLIVGIAFGYIYGQYVKERMARMLYWDEVY is encoded by the coding sequence ATGGGAACCGGGGAACTCGTTAAGGCCGTGAAGCATGCTTGGATGACCTACACGATAGCCCTGATAAACTTCGCGGTCTTTGGCTACGAGCTCTACTTGAGCGGCTCCCTCACCGTTAAGGACCCTGCCCTCCTCAGACTGGGCCTCCTGAACTTCTGCGTTACAGAATGCCACGAGTACTGGCGCCTCGTGAGTGCCATCTTCGTCCACCTGAGCTGGATCCACCTCGCTATGAACACATTCTTCTTGATCTACCTCGGCAGCCAGCTTGAGGTCTTCGTGGGAAGGCTGAGGTATCTCGTGCTTTACCTGACGGCTGGGATATTTGGGAACGTGCTCAGCGTTGCCCTCATGGATCCGTTCGTTTTAAGCGGCGGCGCCAGCGGGGCGCTCTTTGGGGTAGCCGGGGCGCTCATAATGATCGAGGGAGTTCTAAAGAGGAACATCCAAAACGCACTGGCTAATGCGGTCTTCCTCTTTCTGATAAACAGCTGGATGCCCCACGTGAATGCAATAGCCCACCTCGGCGGTCTGATAGTGGGCATAGCCTTCGGCTACATCTACGGCCAATACGTTAAAGAGAGGATGGCGCGTATGCTCTACTGGGATGAGGTTTATTGA
- the cas6 gene encoding CRISPR-associated endoribonuclease Cas6, with protein MRIEIKLRPIGEDPILPFNYNYEVYRQIVDKITLISPDIAKEVELSHVDHFTFSRILVRKRELLPERGIRILSDTVSLYVSSHSPEVIQAIVEGFMTSPSMKIGETDFVADDVKPLKEPRIHNGVLFSTLSPIIVRTVKFENNRMKIWDLYPSEPTFFDKLRKVMLLRYSELYGRTPEDSLFKIEVVKFKPVRILVADTYYRGSLMIFRYFGSQEIASFGYDLGFGEKTRYGFGMVKVIDEDRAKSGEMGG; from the coding sequence ATGAGGATAGAAATAAAGCTCAGACCAATAGGCGAGGATCCCATACTTCCTTTCAATTATAACTACGAGGTTTACCGTCAGATAGTTGACAAAATAACCCTGATATCACCGGATATTGCAAAAGAAGTGGAGCTCAGCCACGTTGATCACTTCACTTTCTCTAGGATTCTCGTTAGGAAGCGTGAACTTCTTCCCGAGAGGGGAATACGGATTCTTTCGGACACGGTTTCCCTGTACGTCTCGTCCCATTCTCCAGAGGTAATACAGGCCATAGTGGAGGGCTTCATGACGAGCCCGTCGATGAAGATTGGAGAGACTGACTTCGTTGCCGATGATGTTAAACCCCTGAAGGAACCGAGGATCCACAACGGAGTTCTCTTCTCCACGCTAAGCCCCATAATAGTGCGCACAGTGAAGTTCGAAAACAACAGGATGAAGATATGGGATCTCTATCCGAGCGAGCCTACTTTCTTTGACAAGCTCAGAAAGGTCATGCTCCTCAGATACTCCGAACTCTATGGACGCACACCCGAGGATTCTCTGTTCAAGATCGAGGTCGTGAAGTTCAAGCCCGTCAGAATACTCGTGGCTGACACTTACTACAGGGGCTCCCTGATGATATTCAGATACTTCGGCTCCCAGGAGATCGCGAGCTTTGGATACGACCTGGGCTTCGGCGAAAAGACGCGCTACGGTTTTGGGATGGTTAAGGTAATCGATGAGGACAGGGCAAAGTCCGGAGAAATGGGAGGGTGA
- the upp gene encoding uracil phosphoribosyltransferase, with amino-acid sequence MKADGRWEGVYSFEDSPFIMEILTELRDKNTDSISFRKGLVKLGRYMGYELTKTMDTEEVEIETPLEKTLGTVVKDRRNVVIITVLRAAIPLMEGLIKVLEHARVGIVSASRGKAPNFEIEMNYIKIPNITPEDTVVVADPMIATGSTLIKVLKEVGKYGKPKRLIVLGVLAAPEGISRIKEEFPDVEIFVTKIDRELNDNGYILPGLGDAGDRAFGAPLKGR; translated from the coding sequence ATGAAGGCCGACGGAAGGTGGGAGGGGGTTTACTCCTTTGAGGACTCCCCGTTCATAATGGAGATACTGACCGAGCTGAGGGATAAGAACACGGACAGCATATCCTTCAGGAAGGGGCTCGTCAAGCTCGGAAGGTACATGGGCTACGAGCTTACAAAGACGATGGATACAGAGGAGGTCGAGATCGAGACGCCGCTTGAGAAAACCCTGGGGACGGTGGTCAAGGACAGGAGAAACGTGGTCATCATAACGGTTCTCCGTGCTGCGATACCCCTCATGGAGGGGCTGATAAAGGTTCTCGAACACGCTAGGGTGGGCATAGTCTCGGCCTCGCGCGGAAAGGCCCCCAACTTTGAGATAGAGATGAACTACATTAAGATACCCAACATAACGCCCGAAGACACCGTTGTGGTTGCGGATCCCATGATAGCAACCGGCTCCACCCTTATCAAAGTCCTTAAAGAAGTTGGGAAGTACGGAAAGCCAAAGAGACTCATTGTCCTCGGCGTTCTGGCGGCTCCTGAGGGAATATCAAGGATAAAGGAAGAGTTCCCAGACGTGGAGATATTCGTGACAAAGATTGACCGCGAGCTCAACGATAATGGCTACATCCTTCCCGGGCTCGGCGACGCCGGTGACAGGGCCTTTGGGGCGCCCTTAAAGGGGAGGTAG